A genomic region of Halomonas aestuarii contains the following coding sequences:
- a CDS encoding carboxypeptidase-like regulatory domain-containing protein, producing the protein MSGRSRAFRRLAVALAMGLAAFLMLTWLAPWWLSPAPVSGQLVEYGSDAPVAGATVTLRRYGWGRSDHDGQLIWDKSYVATSTTDDEGRFRVPLPGPVWLVGTGGGRLKAEAVGYQTLDMGHAAPGADLFLQTVAIRDAHLPGGTAYLGWDEAGEPFGWSFIDHGPNHDLARVDLYPLELRREPFEVTLVVAEGGGLHFVPAEAQGIATPSRGYLLRYLDASPAPLSAARLTLDDTPGTLFLRTPQGRYAKLAWEPREVLSMSGSVPGLDVSSERLLSLRFVYRPGPGNTLPYQPPLFPVEPVRAALLATLPGEGAPYAGPRAYRLVVTDAEGRVLERQRFELTPGVALDLASCADDTPLTWRFDSLRLEYDEEGLPRLQMTVDGERFVYHSAPILVGRRDDTVVEVMAFDTDYRRHDLEVRLRVLAAGAGPTGCLPSS; encoded by the coding sequence TTTCGCCGCCTTGCCGTGGCCCTTGCCATGGGCCTGGCCGCCTTCCTGATGCTGACATGGCTGGCGCCGTGGTGGCTGTCGCCGGCACCGGTATCGGGCCAGCTTGTCGAGTATGGCAGCGATGCGCCGGTGGCTGGTGCCACTGTGACATTGCGCCGCTATGGCTGGGGGCGAAGCGACCATGATGGCCAGTTGATCTGGGATAAAAGTTATGTGGCCACGTCGACCACCGACGACGAGGGCCGCTTTCGGGTGCCCTTGCCGGGGCCGGTGTGGCTGGTGGGCACGGGCGGTGGCCGGCTCAAGGCCGAGGCGGTGGGCTATCAGACCCTGGACATGGGCCATGCGGCACCGGGGGCAGACCTGTTCCTGCAAACGGTGGCCATCCGTGATGCGCATCTGCCCGGCGGCACCGCCTATCTGGGCTGGGACGAGGCGGGCGAGCCCTTCGGCTGGTCGTTCATTGACCATGGCCCGAATCATGACCTCGCGCGAGTCGATCTCTACCCCCTCGAATTACGGCGTGAGCCCTTCGAGGTCACCCTGGTGGTCGCCGAAGGGGGAGGGCTTCACTTCGTGCCGGCCGAGGCCCAGGGCATCGCCACCCCCAGCCGGGGCTACCTGCTTCGCTACCTGGATGCCTCGCCCGCGCCACTCTCGGCGGCGAGGCTGACGCTTGACGACACTCCCGGCACGCTCTTCCTGCGTACCCCCCAGGGGCGCTACGCCAAGCTGGCCTGGGAGCCGCGAGAGGTGCTGTCGATGTCCGGCAGCGTGCCGGGCCTCGATGTCAGCAGTGAACGGCTGCTCTCGTTGCGCTTCGTCTATCGTCCCGGCCCTGGCAACACGCTGCCGTATCAGCCGCCGCTGTTTCCGGTTGAGCCCGTCCGCGCCGCGCTGCTGGCGACCCTGCCCGGGGAGGGCGCGCCCTATGCGGGGCCACGTGCCTACCGGCTGGTGGTGACCGATGCGGAGGGCAGGGTACTGGAGCGGCAGCGCTTCGAGCTGACACCGGGCGTTGCGCTGGATCTGGCGAGCTGTGCCGACGACACTCCGCTGACATGGCGCTTCGATTCGCTGCGGCTGGAGTACGACGAGGAGGGCCTGCCACGCCTGCAGATGACGGTGGATGGCGAGCGTTTCGTTTACCACTCGGCGCCGATACTGGTCGGCCGGCGCGATGATACCGTCGTCGAGGTGATGGCCTTCGATACCGACTACCGGCGCCATGATCTCGAGGTTCGCCTGCGCGTGCTGGCCGCTGGCGCTGGCCCCACCGGCTGTCTGCCTTCGTCCTGA
- a CDS encoding PEP/pyruvate-binding domain-containing protein produces MTPIPLSSARNEQAYGGKATQLGAAIRAGLPVPEGCALDTAFVDAIASGDPGAREELAGICAQMPGPVAVRSSAIGEDSGGASFAGQHATVLNVMGFEAVSDAVLVVRKSAWTESARAYRDRIGVDTDIRMGVVIQRLVAAEVAGVLFTCNPVTGQDELVVEAVWGLGEAVVQGLVIPDSYRMDRAGCLIECRAGFKDIRIQRMPGGLTRKEAVAEHLVEHPCLDAEKLAALHVLVSRCESVFGTGPHDIEWAFEREIPYLLQLRPVTKYSTA; encoded by the coding sequence ATGACACCGATTCCATTGTCGTCGGCCCGCAATGAGCAGGCCTACGGCGGAAAGGCCACGCAACTCGGTGCGGCGATCCGCGCCGGGCTGCCTGTGCCCGAAGGTTGCGCGCTCGATACCGCGTTCGTCGATGCGATCGCATCGGGTGACCCCGGCGCACGGGAGGAACTTGCTGGAATATGTGCGCAGATGCCCGGTCCGGTGGCCGTCAGATCCTCAGCCATCGGCGAGGACTCGGGTGGTGCGAGTTTCGCCGGACAGCATGCTACCGTTCTCAACGTCATGGGTTTCGAGGCTGTGTCGGACGCGGTTCTGGTCGTCCGGAAATCGGCATGGACGGAGTCTGCCCGGGCGTATCGCGACCGTATCGGGGTGGACACGGACATACGCATGGGCGTGGTCATTCAGCGACTTGTCGCCGCGGAGGTGGCCGGCGTGCTGTTCACCTGCAACCCCGTGACCGGACAAGACGAGCTTGTCGTCGAGGCCGTGTGGGGGCTGGGTGAAGCGGTTGTGCAGGGTCTTGTCATCCCCGATAGCTATCGCATGGATCGTGCCGGGTGCCTCATTGAATGCCGCGCAGGCTTCAAGGACATCCGTATTCAGCGTATGCCCGGAGGCCTGACCCGCAAGGAGGCTGTCGCGGAGCATCTTGTCGAGCATCCCTGCCTGGATGCGGAAAAACTGGCTGCGCTGCACGTTCTTGTGTCGCGGTGCGAGAGCGTGTTCGGTACTGGACCACATGACATCGAATGGGCGTTCGAGCGCGAGATTCCTTACCTGCTGCAATTACGCCCGGTGACGAAATACTCGACGGCCTGA